From one Musa acuminata AAA Group cultivar baxijiao chromosome BXJ2-6, Cavendish_Baxijiao_AAA, whole genome shotgun sequence genomic stretch:
- the LOC103988522 gene encoding probable receptor-like protein kinase At1g49730 isoform X1, with amino-acid sequence MPAAYVLVLFLALASLGSRSRSRAIAGDCPLDFSWSNISLASSACANQNERGKCCRYLNAIVAISIAQFANATGRLGVPPAVTEGCLSSIPETLSLYGIPASASVFCGLGPKIRVSYQCQGRATVLEMMQSPNFSDVIETCNVPLSLDNSCKRCLNSGIIYLHHLIATDDNITLSVCRDAVFVTLANQGGNFSAVDMAACFFGVQGLSIFPVSPSGSLAPTSSPKFTSSPSSISARAPRQQLNASPMNKIRHTYHLTLVPGIGVGVIGLTVLLLLVLILLIRKKSRELKNANVPTENSWNAFPPNQVRRCQEGPSAMFRRFAYKEMKKATENFSTVIGKGGFGTVYKAQFVDGPIAAVKRMDKVSKQGEEEFCREIELLARLHHRHLVALKGFCAERNERFLVYEYMENGSLKDHLHSSGRKRLSWRTRLQIAIDVANALEYLHFYCDPPLCHRDIKSSNILLDEKFVAKVADFGLAHASRSDAISFEPVNTDIRGTPGYMDPEYVVTQELTEKSDIYSYGVLLLELVSGRRAIHENRNLVEWSQKFLATDSRLPELVDPATGDSFDFEQLHMVVELIKWCTHKEGRARPSIKQVLRVFSEHLDPVQNGFSENEEGDGYVGGRSSEARIHRNEVIPYSGDVRCLQSSSSTSRSYCSRSVLLESGSPQSPPVEYDLLEKC; translated from the exons ATGCCGGCCGCCTATGTTCTGGTCCTGTTCCTGGCATTGGCTTCCCTCGGATCCCGCAGCAGATCGAGGGCGATCGCGGGGG ATTGCCCCCTGGACTTTAGTTGGTCGAACATCAGTTTAGCATCATCTGCTTGTGCAAATCAAAATGAGCGAGGAAAATGCTGCCGTTATCTTAATGCCATTGTTGCAATTTCTATTGCTCAATTTGCAAATGCAACTGGCAGACTGGGTGTTCCACCAGCAGTCACTGAAGGCTGCCTTAGTTCCATTCCGGAAACCTTAAGCTTATATGGCATTCCAGCTAGTGCCTCTGTTTTTTGTGGTCTGGGGCCAAAAATTCGAGTTTCTTATCAGTGCCAGGGTAGAGCAACTGTGTTGGAAATGATGCAATCTCCCAATTTTAGTGATGTTATTGAAACTTGTAATGTTCCCCTTTCATTAGATAATAGTTGCAAGAGGTGCCTAAACTCTGGCATCATATATCTTCACCACCTCATAGCAACAGATGATAATATCACATTAAGTGTCTGTCGTGATGCAGTTTTTGTGACACTTGCAAACCAAGGTGGCAACTTTTCTGCTGTTGATATGGCCGCTTGCTTCTTTGGTGTTCAAGGGCTTAGTATTTTTCCAG TGTCACCGTCTGGATCACTTGCTCCTACATCTTCTCCAAAATTTACATCTTCTCCAAGTTCTATTTCTGCTCGAGCTCCAAGGCAACAACTAAATGCTTCTCCTATGAACAAAATTCGTCACACCTACCACCTTACTCTGGTTCCAGGAATTGGTGTTGGGGTCATAGGCCTGACAGTTCTCTTACTTCTGGTTCTGATACTGCTTATACGTAAAAAAAGCAGAGAACTCAAGAATGCAAATGTTCCCACAGAGAACTCATGGAATGCTTTCCCACCTAATCAAGTCCGGAGGTGTCAAGAAG GTCCATCAGCTATGTTCCGAAGATTTGCCTATAAGGAAATGAAGAAGGCAACAGAGAATTTTAGCACTGTCATAGGTAAAGGTGGATTTGGAACTGTCTACAAGGCCCAATTTGTTGATGGCCCTATAGCTGCTGTAAAGCGAATGGACAAAGTTTCAAAGCAAGGTGAGGAAGAATTCTGCCGGGAAATAGAGCTTCTCGCAAGACTCCATCATCGCCATCTTGTTGCTCTCAAGGGCTTTTGTGCTGAGAGAAATGAGAG GTTTTTGGTGTATGAATATATGGAGAATGGAAGCCTCAAGGATCATCTTCATT CATCAGGAAGAAAAAGATTAAGTTGGAGGACAAGGTTGCAAATTGCAATAGATGTGGCCAATGCTCTG GAATATCTTCATTTTTATTGTGATCCTCCCCTCTGCCACAGAGACATAAAATCAAGTAATATCCTTTTGGATGAAAAATTTGTTGCCAAA GTAGCTGACTTTGGCCTTGCGCATGCTTCAAGAAGTGATGCAATCAGCTTTGAGCCAGTAAATACAGATATCCGTGGGACTCCAG GGTACATGGATCCTGAATATGTGGTGACTCAAGAGTTGACGGAGAAGAGTGATATATACAGCTATGGTGTTTTACTACTGGAGCTGGTGTCTGGGAGGAGAGCGATACATGAGAACAGGAATCTGGTAGAATGGTCTCAGAAATTCTTGGCAACAGATTCAAGGTTACCTGAATTGGTAGACCCTGCTACTGGGGACTCATTTGACTTTGAGCAGCTGCATATGGTGGTAGAGCTGATAAAATGGTGCACCCATAAAGAAGGGCGAGCAAGGCCATCAATCAAGCAAGTACTCAGGGTGTTCTCTGAGCATTTGGATCCAGTACAAAACGGCTTTTCTGAAAATGAAGAAGGTGATGGTTATGTCGGGGGAAGGAGTAGCGAAGCGAGAATACATAGAAACGAGGTGATTCCTTATAGTGGTGATGTAAGATGTTTACAATCATCTTCGAGTACTTCAAGATCCTACTGTAGTCGGAGTGTCCTGCTTGAGAGTGGGTCACCACAATCTCCCCCTG TTGAATATGACCTGTTGGAGAAATGCTAA
- the LOC103988522 gene encoding probable receptor-like protein kinase At1g49730 isoform X3 produces MPAAYVLVLFLALASLGSRSRSRAIAGDCPLDFSWSNISLASSACANQNERGKCCRYLNAIVAISIAQFANATGRLGVPPAVTEGCLSSIPETLSLYGIPASASVFCGLGPKIRVSYQCQGRATVLEMMQSPNFSDVIETCNVPLSLDNSCKRCLNSGIIYLHHLIATDDNITLSVCRDAVFVTLANQGGNFSAVDMAACFFGVQGLSIFPVSPSGSLAPTSSPKFTSSPSSISARAPRQQLNASPMNKIRHTYHLTLVPGIGVGVIGLTVLLLLVLILLIRKKSRELKNANVPTENSWNAFPPNQVRRCQEGPSAMFRRFAYKEMKKATENFSTVIGKGGFGTVYKAQFVDGPIAAVKRMDKVSKQGEEEFCREIELLARLHHRHLVALKGFCAERNERFLVYEYMENGSLKDHLHSSGRKRLSWRTRLQIAIDVANALEYLHFYCDPPLCHRDIKSSNILLDEKFVAKK; encoded by the exons ATGCCGGCCGCCTATGTTCTGGTCCTGTTCCTGGCATTGGCTTCCCTCGGATCCCGCAGCAGATCGAGGGCGATCGCGGGGG ATTGCCCCCTGGACTTTAGTTGGTCGAACATCAGTTTAGCATCATCTGCTTGTGCAAATCAAAATGAGCGAGGAAAATGCTGCCGTTATCTTAATGCCATTGTTGCAATTTCTATTGCTCAATTTGCAAATGCAACTGGCAGACTGGGTGTTCCACCAGCAGTCACTGAAGGCTGCCTTAGTTCCATTCCGGAAACCTTAAGCTTATATGGCATTCCAGCTAGTGCCTCTGTTTTTTGTGGTCTGGGGCCAAAAATTCGAGTTTCTTATCAGTGCCAGGGTAGAGCAACTGTGTTGGAAATGATGCAATCTCCCAATTTTAGTGATGTTATTGAAACTTGTAATGTTCCCCTTTCATTAGATAATAGTTGCAAGAGGTGCCTAAACTCTGGCATCATATATCTTCACCACCTCATAGCAACAGATGATAATATCACATTAAGTGTCTGTCGTGATGCAGTTTTTGTGACACTTGCAAACCAAGGTGGCAACTTTTCTGCTGTTGATATGGCCGCTTGCTTCTTTGGTGTTCAAGGGCTTAGTATTTTTCCAG TGTCACCGTCTGGATCACTTGCTCCTACATCTTCTCCAAAATTTACATCTTCTCCAAGTTCTATTTCTGCTCGAGCTCCAAGGCAACAACTAAATGCTTCTCCTATGAACAAAATTCGTCACACCTACCACCTTACTCTGGTTCCAGGAATTGGTGTTGGGGTCATAGGCCTGACAGTTCTCTTACTTCTGGTTCTGATACTGCTTATACGTAAAAAAAGCAGAGAACTCAAGAATGCAAATGTTCCCACAGAGAACTCATGGAATGCTTTCCCACCTAATCAAGTCCGGAGGTGTCAAGAAG GTCCATCAGCTATGTTCCGAAGATTTGCCTATAAGGAAATGAAGAAGGCAACAGAGAATTTTAGCACTGTCATAGGTAAAGGTGGATTTGGAACTGTCTACAAGGCCCAATTTGTTGATGGCCCTATAGCTGCTGTAAAGCGAATGGACAAAGTTTCAAAGCAAGGTGAGGAAGAATTCTGCCGGGAAATAGAGCTTCTCGCAAGACTCCATCATCGCCATCTTGTTGCTCTCAAGGGCTTTTGTGCTGAGAGAAATGAGAG GTTTTTGGTGTATGAATATATGGAGAATGGAAGCCTCAAGGATCATCTTCATT CATCAGGAAGAAAAAGATTAAGTTGGAGGACAAGGTTGCAAATTGCAATAGATGTGGCCAATGCTCTG GAATATCTTCATTTTTATTGTGATCCTCCCCTCTGCCACAGAGACATAAAATCAAGTAATATCCTTTTGGATGAAAAATTTGTTGCCAAA AAGTGA
- the LOC103988522 gene encoding probable receptor-like protein kinase At1g49730 isoform X2: MPAAYVLVLFLALASLGSRSRSRAIAGDCPLDFSWSNISLASSACANQNERGKCCRYLNAIVAISIAQFANATGRLGVPPAVTEGCLSSIPETLSLYGIPASASVFCGLGPKIRVSYQCQGRATVLEMMQSPNFSDVIETCNVPLSLDNSCKRCLNSGIIYLHHLIATDDNITLSVCRDAVFVTLANQGGNFSAVDMAACFFGVQGLSIFPVSPSGSLAPTSSPKFTSSPSSISARAPRQQLNASPMNKIRHTYHLTLVPGIGVGVIGLTVLLLLVLILLIRKKSRELKNANVPTENSWNAFPPNQVRRCQEAMFRRFAYKEMKKATENFSTVIGKGGFGTVYKAQFVDGPIAAVKRMDKVSKQGEEEFCREIELLARLHHRHLVALKGFCAERNERFLVYEYMENGSLKDHLHSSGRKRLSWRTRLQIAIDVANALEYLHFYCDPPLCHRDIKSSNILLDEKFVAKVADFGLAHASRSDAISFEPVNTDIRGTPGYMDPEYVVTQELTEKSDIYSYGVLLLELVSGRRAIHENRNLVEWSQKFLATDSRLPELVDPATGDSFDFEQLHMVVELIKWCTHKEGRARPSIKQVLRVFSEHLDPVQNGFSENEEGDGYVGGRSSEARIHRNEVIPYSGDVRCLQSSSSTSRSYCSRSVLLESGSPQSPPVEYDLLEKC, encoded by the exons ATGCCGGCCGCCTATGTTCTGGTCCTGTTCCTGGCATTGGCTTCCCTCGGATCCCGCAGCAGATCGAGGGCGATCGCGGGGG ATTGCCCCCTGGACTTTAGTTGGTCGAACATCAGTTTAGCATCATCTGCTTGTGCAAATCAAAATGAGCGAGGAAAATGCTGCCGTTATCTTAATGCCATTGTTGCAATTTCTATTGCTCAATTTGCAAATGCAACTGGCAGACTGGGTGTTCCACCAGCAGTCACTGAAGGCTGCCTTAGTTCCATTCCGGAAACCTTAAGCTTATATGGCATTCCAGCTAGTGCCTCTGTTTTTTGTGGTCTGGGGCCAAAAATTCGAGTTTCTTATCAGTGCCAGGGTAGAGCAACTGTGTTGGAAATGATGCAATCTCCCAATTTTAGTGATGTTATTGAAACTTGTAATGTTCCCCTTTCATTAGATAATAGTTGCAAGAGGTGCCTAAACTCTGGCATCATATATCTTCACCACCTCATAGCAACAGATGATAATATCACATTAAGTGTCTGTCGTGATGCAGTTTTTGTGACACTTGCAAACCAAGGTGGCAACTTTTCTGCTGTTGATATGGCCGCTTGCTTCTTTGGTGTTCAAGGGCTTAGTATTTTTCCAG TGTCACCGTCTGGATCACTTGCTCCTACATCTTCTCCAAAATTTACATCTTCTCCAAGTTCTATTTCTGCTCGAGCTCCAAGGCAACAACTAAATGCTTCTCCTATGAACAAAATTCGTCACACCTACCACCTTACTCTGGTTCCAGGAATTGGTGTTGGGGTCATAGGCCTGACAGTTCTCTTACTTCTGGTTCTGATACTGCTTATACGTAAAAAAAGCAGAGAACTCAAGAATGCAAATGTTCCCACAGAGAACTCATGGAATGCTTTCCCACCTAATCAAGTCCGGAGGTGTCAAGAAG CTATGTTCCGAAGATTTGCCTATAAGGAAATGAAGAAGGCAACAGAGAATTTTAGCACTGTCATAGGTAAAGGTGGATTTGGAACTGTCTACAAGGCCCAATTTGTTGATGGCCCTATAGCTGCTGTAAAGCGAATGGACAAAGTTTCAAAGCAAGGTGAGGAAGAATTCTGCCGGGAAATAGAGCTTCTCGCAAGACTCCATCATCGCCATCTTGTTGCTCTCAAGGGCTTTTGTGCTGAGAGAAATGAGAG GTTTTTGGTGTATGAATATATGGAGAATGGAAGCCTCAAGGATCATCTTCATT CATCAGGAAGAAAAAGATTAAGTTGGAGGACAAGGTTGCAAATTGCAATAGATGTGGCCAATGCTCTG GAATATCTTCATTTTTATTGTGATCCTCCCCTCTGCCACAGAGACATAAAATCAAGTAATATCCTTTTGGATGAAAAATTTGTTGCCAAA GTAGCTGACTTTGGCCTTGCGCATGCTTCAAGAAGTGATGCAATCAGCTTTGAGCCAGTAAATACAGATATCCGTGGGACTCCAG GGTACATGGATCCTGAATATGTGGTGACTCAAGAGTTGACGGAGAAGAGTGATATATACAGCTATGGTGTTTTACTACTGGAGCTGGTGTCTGGGAGGAGAGCGATACATGAGAACAGGAATCTGGTAGAATGGTCTCAGAAATTCTTGGCAACAGATTCAAGGTTACCTGAATTGGTAGACCCTGCTACTGGGGACTCATTTGACTTTGAGCAGCTGCATATGGTGGTAGAGCTGATAAAATGGTGCACCCATAAAGAAGGGCGAGCAAGGCCATCAATCAAGCAAGTACTCAGGGTGTTCTCTGAGCATTTGGATCCAGTACAAAACGGCTTTTCTGAAAATGAAGAAGGTGATGGTTATGTCGGGGGAAGGAGTAGCGAAGCGAGAATACATAGAAACGAGGTGATTCCTTATAGTGGTGATGTAAGATGTTTACAATCATCTTCGAGTACTTCAAGATCCTACTGTAGTCGGAGTGTCCTGCTTGAGAGTGGGTCACCACAATCTCCCCCTG TTGAATATGACCTGTTGGAGAAATGCTAA